One Myxocyprinus asiaticus isolate MX2 ecotype Aquarium Trade chromosome 20, UBuf_Myxa_2, whole genome shotgun sequence genomic region harbors:
- the LOC127411138 gene encoding mitoregulin, which translates to MADVSERTLQVAILVSFAAGFVAGWQANRMRRRFLDWRKRRLQDKLAETQKKLDLS; encoded by the coding sequence ATGGCCGATGTGTCGGAGAGGACGTTACAGGTCGCCATTCTCGTTTCTTTTGCGGCTGGTTTTGTAGCCGGCTGGCAGGCGAACAGAATGCGAAGAAGGTTTTTGGACTGGCGGAAGAGGCGGTTACAGGATAAACTCGCAGAAACACAGAAGAAGCTGGACTTGTCGTGA